In Xyrauchen texanus isolate HMW12.3.18 chromosome 13, RBS_HiC_50CHRs, whole genome shotgun sequence, a single genomic region encodes these proteins:
- the ccndbp1 gene encoding cyclin-D1-binding protein 1 homolog, with protein sequence MSADNSEVLLPLRNLFNTVKCTRDRVRDGESNESSGMFSLSNFWETLNQAIKATSQEATKLSLIFSKPPVPSEEDCAKIAESVQKSVLALSTVYFWLPKSQGITLRKAIRDATADVFEGLVQLLDVILSSTLQSLSQEQLMSTGGVWAACDQFDQLPKDNRAAVLRVVTSHVSLVKDALEEMEQALTEAQDPFGDILEDGDDDEIVARGNQDTYWSESDRQLISQCQGLMKASGACLRKLSSAVKNNGKVDTEENIAQLDDLADAAKEISPSVDDLTLSLYPPVHRSAVEQNVCKLSCVLKKLLEITRWCHVCLEADVSWVEFLSGAVDHNLEKIQSLLLHSSP encoded by the exons ATGAGTGCCGATAATTCAGAGGTTCTTCTGCCGTTACGAAACCTGTTCAACACCGTGAAATGCACCAGAGACCGAGTGAGAG atGGAGAATCAAACGAATCTAGTGGGATGTTCAGTTTGTCAAACTTCTGGGAGACTCTGA ATCAGGccattaaagcaacatctcaagaagcAACAAAACTCAGTTTAATCTTCTCAAAGCCTCCGGTGCCGTCAGAGGAG GACTGTGCAAAAATAGCAGAATCTGTTCAGAAGAGTGTGCTGGCGCTGTCTACAGTTTACTTTTGGTTACCGAAGAGCCAAG GAATTACGTTACGGAAGGCCATTCGCGACGCCACCGCTGATGTGTTTGAAGGTCTTGTGCAGCTGTTGGACGTTATTCTCTCCTCCACTTTACAAAG TTTATCACAGGAGCAGCTGATGTCCACTGGAGGTGTTTGGGCGGCATGTGACCAGTTTGATCAGCTGCCAAAAG ATAACCGTGCGGCTGTGTTACGAGTCGTGACGTCACATGTCAGTTTGGTGAAAGACGCTCTGGAAGAAATGGAGCAG GCGCTGACTGAGGCTCAGGACCCGTTTGGAGACATCTTAgaagatggtgatgatgatgaaatAGTCGCTCGTGGTAACCAAGACACGTACTGGTCGGAGTCGGACCGTCAGCTCATCTCTCAGTGTCAGGGTCTGATGAAGGCGTCCGGCGCGTGTTTGCGCAAACTCTCGTCTGCGGTCAAGAACAACGGCAAAGTGGATACGGAAGAGAATATCGCACAGTTAGACGATCTCGCAGATGCAGCGAAAGAAATCAGCCCGAG TGTTGATGATCTCACTCTCAGCCTGTACCCGCCTGTCCATCGCTCTGCTGTGGAACAGAAC GTGTGTAAGCTGTCGTGTGTGCTGAAGAAATTGCTGGAGATCACGAG GTGGTGTCATGTGTGTTTGGAGGCTGATGTGTCCTGGGTGGAGTTTCTCAGTGGCGCTGTGGATCACAACCTGGAGAAGATCCAATCACTGCTGCTGCACTCCAGCCCTTAA